A genomic region of Cygnus atratus isolate AKBS03 ecotype Queensland, Australia chromosome 13, CAtr_DNAZoo_HiC_assembly, whole genome shotgun sequence contains the following coding sequences:
- the LOC118245531 gene encoding actin-binding protein WASF3-like, whose amino-acid sequence MPLVKRNIEPRHLCRGALPEGVTSELECVTNSTLAAIIKQLGSLSRHAEDIFGELFNEANSFYMRMNSLQERVDLLVIKVTQLDSTVEEVSLQDINMRKAFKSSTVQNQQVVSRNSIPNPVMEMYQRCDKPPPLNILTPYRDDKKDGLKFYTDPSYFFNLWKEKMLQATEDKRKEKRRQKEQRLVEDSTREVKKVRKARNRRLEWNMMAYDKEFRPDNRFSPSPYHMASSEGSLSPDNRSYASDAADHSYPASPNHPAQLLAPAAHLPAEHKEGVLAAVPPQEHVYRPPAGSRQNSLNRAQPPHAPQPPEAVLNGPRPHLVKDFGPQPVPMAEYFVPPAPPPPPPVIPSAQTAFDSPMAAPAALPPGAAAPPSYSPSPPPPAPPGPYSASPPQAGPMGPPVAPPPPPPGPPALAASPAHSVSPPAPAAELRKPAIPLMPMSDARSDLLAAIRRGIQLRKVQEQWEQEAKKEPVGNDVATILSRRIAVEYSESDDDSELDDNEWSD is encoded by the exons ATGCCGCTGGTGAAGAGGAACATCGAGCCCCGGCACCTGTgccggggggctctgcccgAGGGGGTGACGAGCGAGCTGGAGTGTGTCACCAACAGCACGCTGGCTGCCATCATCAAGCAGCTGGGCAGCCTCA GCCGGCACGCCGAGGACATCTTTGGGGAGCTGTTTAATGAGGCCAACAGCTTCTACATGCGGATGAACTCCCTGCAGGAGCGGGTGGACCTGCTGGTCATCAAAGTGACGCAGCTGGACTCCACCGTGGAGGAAG TTTCTCTGCAGGACATCAACATGAGGAAGGCATTCAAGAGTTCCACGGTGCAGAACCAGCAGGTGGTTTCTCGCAACTCCATCCCCAACCCGGTGATGGAGATGTACCAGCGCTGCGACAAGCCCCCGCCACTCAACATCCTGACACCGTACAG GGATGACAAGAAGGACGGCCTCAAGTTCTACACCGACCCCTCTTACTTCTTCAACCTGTGGAAGGAGAAGATGCTGCAGGCGACAGAGGacaagaggaaggagaagcgCAGGCAGAAG GAGCAGCGGCTGGTGGAGGACTCCACCCGGGAGGTGAAGAAAGTGCGGAAAGCCCGTAACCGGCGCCTGGAGTGGAACATGATGGCGTACGATAAAGAGTTTCGGCCCGATAACAGGTTCTCACCATCCCCATATCACATGGCATCATCGGAAGGATCACTGTCCCCAGACAATAG ATCCTATGCCTCAGACGCTGCCGACCACTCATACCCAGCAAGCCCCAAccacccagcacagctgctggccCCCGCTGCCCACCTGCCAGCTGAGCACAAGGAGGGGGTCCTGGCGGCCGTGCCCCCCCAGGAGCACGTCTACCGCCCGCCGGCGGGCAGCCGGCAGAACAGCCTCAACCGTGCCCAGCCGCCCCACGCACCGCAGCCCCCTGAGGCTGTGCTGAACGGGCCTAGGCCGCACTTGGTCAAGGATTTTGG CCCACAACCAGTGCCGATGGCAGAGTACTTCGTgccgccagccccgccgcccccaccACCCGTCATCCCCTCGGCACAGACCGCCTTCGACAGCCCCATGGCAGCCCCCGCAGCACTGCCCCCCGGCGCAGCCGCCCCCCCGTCCTACTCGCCCTCGCCGCCACCCCCCGCACCGCCCGGCCCCTACTCTGCTTCCCCGCCACAGGCCGGCCCCATGGGCCCCCCTGTggccccgccgccaccaccaccagggCCCCCGGCGCTCGCCGCCTCGCCGGCACACTCGGTGTCGCCGCCGGCCCCTGCCGCCGAGCTGCGGAAGCCAGCCATCCCGCTGATGCCCATGAGCGATGCCCGGAGCGACCTGCTGGCGGCCATCCGCAGGG GGATCCAGCTGCGGAAAGTCCAGGAGCAGTGGGAGCAAGAGGCCAAGAAAGAGCCCGTGGGCAACGACGTGGCCACCATCCTGTCCCGCCGGATCGCAGTGGAGTACAGTGAGTCGGACGACGACTCAGAGCTGGACGATAACGAGTGGTCAGACTGA